The Candidatus Phaeomarinobacter ectocarpi genome includes a region encoding these proteins:
- a CDS encoding alpha/beta hydrolase has protein sequence MSKLHFSGPLMLRLKSFATLNRIAISTYLRHAVGRRLAPDWDANLEIGIRFVRHQFTAAMTGGDIARGRLLFDSVQPETDDVYHVSQEPTADPKGCWYRPKGQGSGVTLLYLHGGGYTFHGGVSARYAAMLAHHTGAAVFAPDYRLTPEHPHPAQAEDAFAAWTYVTQTVAPKDIVVIGDSAGGHMSLMLLQTLKAQGLEQPSLCIGLCPWTDIGDRGASMRDNDRYDLVQGWMALKFGEWLDPQGTYGREALSPIYQDYRGTAPIYLQAGGREVLRDMIVEFAQVQQEKGADVSLDVWSDMPHVFQAYDGLKASSAEALENIVAAIKAHTEQK, from the coding sequence ATGTCGAAACTGCACTTCTCCGGTCCCTTGATGTTGCGTCTGAAGAGTTTCGCGACCCTGAACCGGATTGCGATCTCAACCTATCTGCGGCACGCGGTGGGGCGCCGTCTGGCACCGGACTGGGACGCCAATCTGGAAATCGGTATCCGCTTTGTCCGTCACCAGTTTACGGCGGCAATGACGGGCGGAGATATTGCGCGCGGGCGGCTGCTGTTCGACAGCGTTCAACCGGAAACGGATGACGTGTATCACGTGAGCCAGGAGCCTACTGCAGACCCCAAAGGCTGCTGGTATCGGCCAAAGGGGCAGGGCTCGGGCGTCACACTTTTGTATCTTCATGGCGGTGGTTACACGTTTCATGGCGGTGTCAGTGCGCGCTATGCGGCCATGCTGGCGCATCACACAGGTGCGGCTGTCTTTGCCCCCGACTATCGCCTGACACCCGAACATCCACACCCGGCTCAGGCGGAGGATGCGTTTGCGGCCTGGACCTATGTGACACAGACCGTTGCGCCCAAAGACATTGTCGTGATTGGCGATAGTGCGGGTGGGCATATGTCGCTCATGCTGCTGCAGACCCTGAAGGCGCAGGGGCTGGAGCAGCCGTCCCTGTGCATTGGGCTTTGCCCGTGGACTGACATTGGTGACCGTGGGGCCAGCATGCGTGACAATGACCGCTATGATCTGGTGCAGGGATGGATGGCCCTCAAGTTTGGAGAGTGGCTTGACCCCCAGGGGACCTACGGCCGCGAAGCCCTGTCACCGATCTACCAGGACTACAGGGGAACGGCGCCGATCTATCTGCAGGCAGGCGGGCGCGAAGTTCTGCGGGACATGATTGTGGAGTTTGCACAGGTGCAACAGGAGAAGGGGGCGGATGTCTCTCTCGATGTCTGGTCGGACATGCCGCATGTCTTCCAGGCTTATGACGGTCTCAAGGCGTCGTCGGCAGAGGCGCTGGAGAACATCGTTGCCGCCATCAAGGCGCATACGGAACAAAAATAG
- a CDS encoding AraC family transcriptional regulator: MKPVSKLQLPPSPLSGCVFAAIFRDTRGAALPDEDRVSYFPASPLVTLTLVRTGKLYMLPTGRDWHDISDLTPLPRLSATPPTDVPISSWAPDDIEAISFGIYPDAWVQLGGDTGFSHIPPGLKAAVDAFDAHDDVDQGWAAFSTALAKTWSAQRRSWPAVTSISDWVRGLMVRTLTSGRGKSLRSLERRLKRASGHTRRTLDFHASFDNLHRVFYQHPKSPLAEIAVEAGYSDQSHMGRAVRRATGFSPAHLNRRIDTDEAFWCYRVLGERF, translated from the coding sequence ATGAAACCCGTGTCAAAGCTGCAATTGCCGCCATCGCCGCTCTCCGGCTGCGTGTTTGCCGCAATTTTTCGCGACACACGCGGGGCCGCACTGCCGGATGAAGACAGGGTTTCCTATTTCCCCGCGTCGCCGCTGGTGACGCTCACCCTGGTGCGCACCGGCAAGCTCTACATGCTTCCCACAGGACGAGACTGGCACGACATCAGTGATCTGACCCCGCTGCCACGCCTATCGGCCACCCCGCCAACCGATGTCCCCATTTCAAGCTGGGCGCCGGACGACATCGAAGCCATTTCGTTCGGGATTTACCCTGATGCATGGGTGCAGCTGGGAGGCGACACCGGGTTTTCACACATCCCCCCGGGCCTTAAGGCAGCAGTCGACGCCTTTGATGCCCATGACGATGTGGACCAGGGCTGGGCGGCGTTCAGCACAGCCCTGGCAAAGACGTGGTCCGCGCAGAGGCGGTCATGGCCGGCAGTCACGAGCATTTCAGACTGGGTAAGAGGGTTGATGGTCCGCACACTGACGTCTGGACGCGGAAAAAGCCTGCGGTCGCTGGAGCGCCGCCTCAAAAGGGCCAGCGGACACACCAGGCGCACGCTGGATTTCCATGCCTCGTTCGACAATCTGCACCGCGTTTTCTACCAGCACCCCAAAAGCCCGCTTGCGGAAATAGCCGTTGAAGCGGGATATTCAGACCAGTCCCATATGGGCCGCGCCGTGCGACGCGCCACAGGCTTTTCGCCCGCCCATCTCAACCGCCGGATCGACACGGACGAGGCCTTTTGGTGCTACCGGGTGCTCGGCGAGCGTTTCTGA
- a CDS encoding rhomboid family intramembrane serine protease, with protein MFIPIHDDNPLKVISFQRVTVALIVTNVLVFLWQTSLAPGEIIAADQAFGVVPAALLGGLPDFGAFPEELALITYMFLHADVWHLGGNMLFLWVLGDNVEDDLGHMRYLVFYLLCGIAGALLFAVLKPDSTIPLIGASAATSGLVAAYLMLHPRVKMWAVLVLRVPLYIPAWAVLGGWMAFQVVMVVADPGSPTAWWGHIGGFLAGVVLTPFLKRAGVPLFGGSNESAAK; from the coding sequence ATGTTCATCCCGATCCATGATGACAATCCGCTCAAGGTGATCTCGTTTCAGCGCGTCACCGTCGCGTTGATCGTCACCAATGTGCTCGTGTTCCTGTGGCAAACGTCCCTTGCGCCCGGCGAGATCATCGCCGCTGACCAGGCCTTTGGTGTCGTGCCCGCAGCTTTGCTGGGCGGCCTGCCGGATTTCGGGGCCTTTCCCGAGGAACTGGCCCTCATCACCTACATGTTCCTGCACGCGGATGTCTGGCACCTGGGCGGCAACATGCTGTTCCTGTGGGTGCTTGGCGACAATGTGGAAGATGACCTGGGCCATATGCGCTATCTGGTCTTCTATCTGCTGTGCGGCATTGCCGGTGCCCTGCTGTTTGCTGTCCTCAAGCCTGATTCGACGATTCCCCTGATTGGCGCCAGCGCGGCCACATCAGGGCTGGTGGCCGCCTATTTGATGCTCCATCCGCGCGTGAAAATGTGGGCCGTGCTGGTTCTGCGTGTGCCGCTTTACATCCCCGCCTGGGCCGTTTTGGGCGGCTGGATGGCCTTTCAGGTGGTGATGGTGGTGGCGGATCCCGGCAGTCCCACCGCCTGGTGGGGCCATATTGGCGGTTTTCTGGCTGGTGTGGTGCTCACACCCTTCCTGAAACGTGCCGGAGTGCCGCTGTTTGGCGGTTCCAACGAGAGTGCAGCCAAGTGA
- a CDS encoding electron transfer flavoprotein subunit beta/FixA family protein: MKVLVPIKRVVDYNVKVRVKADQSGVELANVKMSMNPFDEIAVEEAIRLKEAGTADEVIVVSIGPQQAQETIRTALAMGADRGILVKTDDKVEPLNVAKILKGVVEAESPELVILGKQAIDDDANQTGQMLAALLGWGQGTFAASIEKADSKLTVVREIDGGTQTVALNLPAIVTADLRLNEPRYASLPNIMKAKKKPIDEKAPADFGGDTAARLNVLKVTEPPEREAGIKVETVAELVGKLKEEGVI; this comes from the coding sequence ATGAAAGTGCTCGTGCCCATCAAGCGCGTGGTCGATTACAACGTGAAGGTCCGCGTAAAAGCAGACCAGTCCGGCGTTGAACTGGCCAACGTGAAAATGTCGATGAACCCCTTCGACGAAATCGCTGTTGAAGAGGCCATCCGCCTCAAGGAAGCCGGAACGGCCGACGAAGTCATCGTCGTCTCCATCGGCCCGCAGCAGGCTCAGGAAACAATCCGTACTGCCCTCGCCATGGGCGCCGATCGCGGCATCCTGGTGAAGACAGACGACAAGGTTGAGCCGCTCAACGTGGCCAAGATCCTCAAAGGCGTCGTCGAGGCGGAAAGCCCCGAACTCGTCATTCTTGGCAAGCAGGCCATTGATGATGACGCCAACCAGACCGGCCAGATGCTCGCAGCCCTGCTCGGCTGGGGTCAGGGCACGTTCGCTGCCAGCATCGAAAAGGCTGACAGCAAGCTCACCGTGGTGCGCGAAATTGACGGCGGCACACAGACTGTGGCCCTCAACCTGCCAGCCATCGTGACCGCAGACCTGCGCCTCAACGAGCCGCGCTATGCGTCCCTGCCCAACATCATGAAGGCGAAGAAGAAGCCGATTGATGAAAAGGCACCGGCAGACTTCGGTGGTGACACCGCAGCCCGCCTGAACGTCCTCAAAGTAACCGAGCCGCCGGAACGTGAAGCCGGCATCAAGGTCGAGACTGTTGCTGAACTGGTCGGCAAGCTCAAAGAAGAAGGGGTTATCTAA
- a CDS encoding electron transfer flavoprotein subunit alpha/FixB family protein, producing the protein MTTLLIAEHSNDALNDATAKALTAATQIGSDVHILVAGEGCGAAAEAASKLEGAAKVLVADDAQYAKQVAEPMAALIVSLAGDYDAILSAATTNGKNYMPRVAALLDVAQISEIMSVESADTFTRPIYAGNAIEHVQSTDAKKVITVRTASFSAAGDGGSAAVENVAAADNPGLSEFVGEELTKSDRPELTAAKVIISGGRGMQNGENFAMLDSVADKLGAAVGASRAAVDAGFVPNDYQVGQTGKIVAPELYIAVGISGAIQHLAGMKDSKVIVAINKDEEAPIFQVSDYGLVADLFNAVPELDEELGKVL; encoded by the coding sequence ATGACAACGCTCCTTATTGCAGAACACTCAAACGATGCCCTCAACGACGCCACTGCCAAGGCCCTGACGGCCGCCACGCAGATCGGCAGCGACGTTCACATTCTCGTCGCCGGTGAAGGCTGTGGCGCAGCTGCTGAAGCTGCTTCCAAGCTTGAAGGTGCCGCCAAGGTGCTGGTTGCAGATGATGCCCAGTACGCAAAGCAGGTTGCCGAACCCATGGCCGCTCTCATCGTCAGCCTGGCTGGCGACTATGATGCGATCCTGTCTGCGGCAACCACAAACGGCAAAAACTACATGCCGCGTGTTGCTGCTCTTCTGGACGTGGCCCAGATCTCGGAAATCATGTCGGTCGAATCCGCCGACACGTTTACCCGTCCGATCTATGCCGGTAACGCCATCGAGCACGTGCAGTCCACAGACGCCAAGAAGGTCATCACGGTCCGTACCGCGTCCTTCTCTGCGGCAGGTGACGGCGGTTCAGCCGCCGTTGAAAACGTGGCTGCTGCTGACAACCCTGGCCTGTCTGAATTTGTCGGCGAAGAGCTGACCAAGTCCGACCGTCCGGAACTGACAGCTGCCAAGGTCATCATCTCCGGTGGCCGTGGCATGCAGAACGGTGAAAACTTCGCCATGCTCGATAGCGTTGCTGACAAGCTGGGTGCTGCTGTGGGTGCCTCGCGCGCCGCAGTGGACGCAGGCTTCGTGCCCAACGATTACCAGGTCGGCCAGACCGGCAAGATCGTTGCCCCTGAGCTCTACATCGCCGTTGGCATCTCCGGTGCCATTCAGCACCTTGCCGGCATGAAGGACTCAAAGGTCATCGTTGCCATCAACAAGGATGAAGAAGCTCCCATCTTCCAGGTTTCCGATTACGGCCTGGTTGCGGACCTCTTCAACGCTGTACCCGAACTCGACGAAGAGCTCGGCAAAGTACTCTAG